Proteins from one Halovivax limisalsi genomic window:
- a CDS encoding flippase, with product MQSRGRLVRGFTATLAARAVYMLTSALLLVLLARVFLDPEGYGLLYWSIGVLAVVQLVADLGLGKSAARYLAEYRETDPGQIPHLLRRVVGYKLLLVSIVAAALFVGARPLAAALGEPAAAPFLTAGAGLVVAKSFGVFTEIVFQGSNRLVFSAALRAVGGAARLVFAVAFVLAGLGALGAFFGYVVGYLVAAAVGLTATFVLVYAAHEPADAVDPGLSRRVLGYSVPLTATRGANVLDKQIDIVLVGVFLNPAAVGVYTLAKQITDFVLAPAESLGFVISPNFGEEKAGGDLDRARALYETALTNALALYVPAAAGLAIVADPLVTLVFGADYASAAVLLQVLSVFVVLQTITNLTSDGLDYLGRARARAVAKGATAIGNAGLNVLLIPAIGVVGAALATIVTHAVYVAVNGYVVHDELSLRLGSLGIELTRIVAITAVMAASVIVVVPTIATVGELVLAIAVGVFVWGVLAVASGLVRPASLRAVLT from the coding sequence ATGCAATCGAGGGGACGGCTAGTACGGGGGTTCACGGCGACGCTCGCGGCGCGAGCCGTCTACATGCTCACGAGCGCCCTGCTGCTGGTATTGCTGGCGCGCGTCTTCCTCGATCCGGAGGGGTACGGCCTGCTGTACTGGTCGATCGGCGTCCTCGCGGTCGTCCAGCTCGTCGCCGACCTCGGGCTGGGGAAGTCGGCGGCGCGGTACCTCGCCGAGTACCGCGAGACCGACCCCGGCCAGATTCCGCACCTGCTCCGGCGCGTCGTCGGCTACAAACTCCTCCTCGTCTCGATCGTGGCCGCCGCGCTGTTCGTCGGCGCCCGTCCGCTCGCCGCGGCGCTGGGCGAACCGGCCGCCGCGCCGTTCCTGACCGCCGGCGCCGGGCTCGTCGTCGCGAAATCGTTCGGCGTCTTCACGGAGATCGTCTTCCAGGGGTCGAACCGACTCGTCTTCAGCGCCGCGCTCAGGGCGGTCGGCGGCGCGGCCAGGCTCGTCTTCGCCGTCGCGTTCGTCCTCGCGGGGCTGGGCGCGCTCGGGGCGTTCTTCGGGTACGTCGTCGGCTACCTCGTCGCCGCGGCAGTCGGCCTGACTGCGACGTTCGTCCTCGTCTACGCGGCCCACGAGCCTGCGGACGCGGTCGATCCCGGACTCTCTCGTCGGGTGCTCGGCTACAGCGTGCCGCTCACGGCGACGCGCGGCGCGAACGTCCTCGACAAACAGATCGACATCGTGCTCGTCGGCGTCTTCCTGAACCCGGCGGCCGTCGGCGTCTACACCCTCGCGAAACAGATAACGGACTTCGTGCTCGCCCCGGCGGAGTCGCTCGGCTTCGTCATCTCGCCGAACTTCGGCGAGGAGAAGGCCGGCGGGGATCTGGACCGCGCGCGAGCCCTCTACGAGACGGCGTTGACGAACGCGCTGGCGCTGTACGTGCCGGCCGCGGCGGGCCTCGCCATCGTCGCCGACCCGCTCGTGACGCTCGTCTTCGGCGCCGACTACGCGAGCGCCGCGGTGCTGCTCCAGGTGCTCTCGGTCTTCGTCGTCCTCCAGACGATCACCAACCTGACCAGCGACGGGCTCGACTACCTCGGTCGGGCGAGAGCCCGCGCCGTCGCGAAAGGGGCGACCGCGATCGGCAACGCCGGCCTGAACGTCCTGTTGATCCCCGCGATCGGCGTCGTCGGCGCGGCGCTCGCGACGATCGTCACCCACGCCGTCTACGTCGCGGTCAACGGCTACGTCGTCCACGACGAACTCTCCTTGCGGCTTGGATCGCTGGGAATCGAGCTGACTCGAATCGTCGCGATCACCGCGGTGATGGCCGCCAGTGTGATCGTCGTCGTGCCGACGATCGCAACGGTGGGCGAACTCGTTCTCGCGATCGCCGTCGGCGTGTTCGTCTGGGGCGTGCTGGCCGTCGCGAGCGGCCTCGTTCGCCCGGCGTCGCTTCGCGCGGTGCTCACCTGA
- a CDS encoding RimK family alpha-L-glutamate ligase, giving the protein MNTVEPVTVGVLSLHNSKETKAICNAVEGLGHRPQWLRTDNTTIRVDDGRVTLEPSVDVIANRLLLSNTEQPCEALGLVNTLSRLVPTLNTPVATMTALHKLSTAVALAAHELPVPDVLLSLSSDRLNEARQEFGDEAVYKTAIGTHGGGTWKVGREERVNPKVGNRYAFLQELIERDADRHRDIRIYVVGDGIIGAMYRYAPDNDWRTNVALGGSVEDATDDLPRDVRDIAIESTEAIGLDYAGVDVVESDDGWYVLEVNPTAGFKGLFQATGVSPAPYIAKEAIERVGGEVDDEQVERLAGTLDDSRPSFLPAEPVAKDEVPSDIGYTEEIILTGTRGSETVVAKSDTGAKRTSIDTSLAADIGAGPIKSITKVRTGSASGSRSRPVVDVVVGVGGNQHTVTASVEDRSHMDYPVILGRDILSNYRVDVGRRTDGEEREFDEE; this is encoded by the coding sequence ATGAACACGGTCGAGCCGGTGACGGTGGGCGTACTGAGCCTGCACAACAGCAAGGAGACGAAGGCGATCTGCAACGCGGTCGAAGGGCTCGGCCACCGGCCGCAGTGGCTCCGGACCGACAACACGACGATCCGGGTCGACGACGGCCGGGTGACGCTCGAACCGTCGGTCGACGTCATCGCGAACCGCCTTCTGCTATCGAACACCGAACAGCCCTGCGAGGCCCTCGGGCTGGTCAACACGCTCTCCCGGCTCGTCCCGACGCTCAACACGCCGGTCGCGACCATGACGGCCCTGCACAAGCTGTCGACGGCCGTCGCGCTCGCCGCGCACGAACTCCCCGTTCCGGACGTGCTCCTCTCGCTCAGCAGCGACCGCCTCAACGAGGCCCGTCAGGAGTTCGGCGACGAGGCGGTGTACAAGACCGCGATCGGAACCCACGGCGGCGGCACCTGGAAGGTCGGCCGCGAAGAGCGGGTCAACCCCAAGGTCGGCAACCGGTACGCCTTTTTGCAGGAACTGATCGAGCGCGACGCCGACCGACACCGCGACATCCGCATCTACGTCGTGGGCGACGGGATTATCGGCGCGATGTACCGCTACGCGCCGGACAACGACTGGCGGACGAACGTCGCCCTCGGCGGGTCGGTCGAGGACGCGACCGACGATCTTCCCCGGGATGTACGCGACATCGCGATCGAATCGACGGAGGCGATCGGCCTCGACTACGCGGGCGTCGACGTCGTCGAGAGCGACGACGGCTGGTACGTCCTCGAGGTGAACCCGACCGCCGGGTTCAAGGGCCTCTTCCAGGCCACGGGCGTCAGCCCCGCGCCGTACATCGCGAAGGAGGCGATCGAGCGCGTCGGCGGCGAGGTCGACGACGAGCAGGTCGAGCGCCTCGCGGGCACGCTCGACGACTCCCGGCCGTCGTTCCTGCCCGCGGAGCCGGTCGCCAAGGACGAGGTTCCGTCCGACATCGGCTACACCGAGGAGATCATTCTCACCGGGACGAGGGGCTCCGAGACGGTCGTCGCGAAGTCCGACACGGGTGCAAAGCGGACGAGCATCGACACCAGCCTCGCCGCGGACATCGGCGCCGGCCCGATCAAGTCCATCACGAAGGTCAGGACGGGCAGCGCCTCCGGCAGCCGAAGTCGGCCGGTCGTCGACGTGGTCGTCGGCGTCGGCGGTAACCAGCACACCGTGACCGCGAGCGTCGAGGATCGCAGTCACATGGATTACCCCGTGATCCTCGGTCGGGACATCCTCTCGAACTATCGCGTCGACGTCGGACGGCGCACCGATGGCGAGGAACGCGAGTTCGACGAGGAGTGA
- a CDS encoding CbaC protein, with protein sequence MRTSPAKLLLVGALVLVFLVEGRTVLAFFGVEVTPTETVALGVVAFALLLGWAVWPGENGSA encoded by the coding sequence ATGCGCACGTCGCCAGCCAAACTGCTGCTCGTCGGCGCGCTCGTCCTCGTGTTCCTCGTCGAGGGCCGGACCGTCCTCGCCTTCTTCGGCGTCGAGGTGACGCCGACCGAGACCGTCGCGCTCGGCGTGGTCGCGTTCGCCCTCCTGCTCGGGTGGGCGGTGTGGCCCGGCGAAAACGGCTCCGCCTAG
- a CDS encoding cytochrome-ba3 oxidase subunit — MASAPSPRIALVVAVLALGPTILFAVTEAGLGGLIASVNVLLIVGSLALALSPIDESVESNGRGH, encoded by the coding sequence ATGGCGTCCGCGCCGTCTCCCCGGATCGCGCTCGTCGTCGCCGTGCTCGCCCTGGGACCGACGATCCTCTTCGCGGTCACCGAGGCCGGACTCGGCGGTCTCATCGCCTCGGTGAACGTGCTCCTCATCGTCGGTTCCCTCGCTCTCGCGCTGTCGCCGATCGACGAATCCGTCGAATCGAACGGACGGGGTCACTGA
- a CDS encoding cytochrome c oxidase subunit II, with translation MRIHTYERLWLVASLVLIVGFIATVTYGAVGIGIEMIGDEPGTIDPDAIGDDDRFGDPRVEQVGPSEYEVYVVAYTFIFQPAEIEVPADSEVTFYLTSADVIHGFEVAGTNVNSMVIPGQIAQLTVEFDEPGTYGVVCNEYCGPGHHTMEGSLTVVPAERYDQTSVAVTAPNAVEASSTVDLTATVSNGLLEARETTVTVDIAGETVERDVTIPGDGSENVTVEVDSGDLGAGEHDWSVSVDGLTESGTITVDERAAATANAVDERAESATNPVESEGAPGLVPESSTTGSSGVEPGGDRS, from the coding sequence GTGAGAATCCACACCTACGAGCGACTCTGGCTGGTCGCCTCGCTGGTGCTGATCGTCGGGTTCATCGCGACCGTCACCTACGGCGCGGTCGGGATCGGCATCGAGATGATCGGCGACGAGCCGGGGACGATCGACCCGGACGCGATCGGCGACGACGACCGCTTCGGGGACCCGCGCGTCGAGCAGGTCGGACCGAGCGAGTACGAGGTCTACGTCGTCGCGTACACGTTCATCTTCCAGCCCGCCGAGATCGAGGTGCCCGCCGACAGCGAGGTCACGTTCTACCTGACGAGCGCCGACGTCATCCACGGCTTCGAGGTGGCGGGAACGAACGTCAACTCGATGGTGATTCCGGGCCAGATCGCCCAGCTGACGGTCGAGTTCGACGAGCCCGGCACCTACGGCGTCGTCTGTAACGAGTACTGCGGCCCCGGCCACCACACCATGGAAGGCTCGCTCACCGTGGTGCCGGCCGAGCGTTACGATCAGACGAGCGTCGCCGTCACCGCCCCGAATGCCGTCGAGGCGAGTTCGACGGTCGACCTCACGGCGACGGTGTCGAACGGGCTCCTCGAGGCTCGCGAGACGACCGTGACGGTCGATATCGCCGGCGAAACGGTCGAACGAGACGTGACCATCCCCGGCGATGGCAGCGAGAACGTGACAGTGGAGGTCGACAGCGGGGACCTCGGCGCCGGCGAACACGACTGGTCGGTATCCGTCGACGGACTGACCGAGTCGGGGACGATCACGGTCGACGAGCGAGCGGCGGCGACCGCGAATGCCGTCGACGAGCGGGCGGAGTCGGCGACGAACCCCGTCGAGAGCGAGGGAGCCCCAGGGCTCGTCCCCGAATCGAGTACGACCGGATCGAGCGGCGTCGAGCCCGGAGGTGACCGATCGTGA
- a CDS encoding DNA-3-methyladenine glycosylase family protein: MLTDEAEDVLRRDPVMARLLDEHDPYTERRWDEFERLCVSIINQQLSTASANAIRERVYSVLDDGITTEAVLAADETALREAGLSRTKVEYMQNAARAFEERDLTREGLRDHTNEEVVDELTKIRGIGEWTADMYLLFVLERSDVLPLGDLAIRNGIQQLYGNGEELTRAEMREVASAWRPYRSVGTRYVWAEYEADD; this comes from the coding sequence ATGCTCACGGACGAAGCGGAAGACGTCCTCCGGCGGGACCCGGTGATGGCGCGGCTCCTCGACGAACACGATCCCTACACCGAGCGGCGGTGGGACGAGTTCGAACGCCTCTGCGTCTCGATCATCAACCAGCAGCTCTCGACGGCGAGCGCGAACGCGATCAGGGAGCGGGTCTACTCGGTGCTGGACGACGGGATCACGACCGAGGCCGTCCTGGCCGCCGACGAGACCGCGCTCAGAGAGGCCGGACTCTCTCGAACGAAGGTCGAGTACATGCAGAACGCGGCCCGGGCGTTCGAGGAACGGGATCTCACGCGGGAGGGGCTGCGAGACCACACCAACGAGGAGGTCGTCGACGAACTGACCAAAATCAGGGGAATCGGCGAGTGGACGGCCGACATGTACCTCCTGTTCGTCCTCGAACGGTCGGACGTGCTTCCGCTGGGCGACCTCGCGATCAGAAACGGGATCCAGCAGCTCTACGGGAACGGCGAGGAGCTGACGCGCGCCGAGATGCGCGAGGTGGCGTCGGCGTGGCGGCCGTACCGATCGGTCGGAACGCGCTACGTCTGGGCCGAGTACGAGGCGGACGACTGA
- the gap gene encoding type I glyceraldehyde-3-phosphate dehydrogenase — MGTTVDRGGSGEPLRLGINGFGRIGRSLLRASLTRDDLRVVAVNDVMDDDDMEYLFRYDSVHGRTENVARNGDRLVIGDQRIRLLSEPDPTTLPWDDLDVSLALEATGLFRTRAEAAQHLDGGADQVLISAPPKGDEPVPMFVYGVNHRAYDGDAVVSNASCTTNSVAPVMMVLDEAFGIESGFLMTVHAYTGSQGLIDGPKKKRRRGRAAAENIVPTTTGAAVATTEILPNLRGKFDGRAMRVPVPDGSISDLTLTLETDVTEADVADVIRQAADGRLAGVLGYTDDEIVSRDVVGLPIPSFVDLNSLMVVAGDMLKILVWYDNEYGFSKQMLDLAAYVANERDAIDAGRAVAH, encoded by the coding sequence ATGGGAACGACAGTCGATCGCGGCGGCTCGGGCGAACCGCTTCGACTCGGAATCAACGGCTTCGGCCGGATCGGCCGCAGTCTGCTACGCGCGTCGCTGACTCGCGACGATCTCCGGGTCGTCGCGGTCAACGACGTGATGGACGACGACGATATGGAGTACCTGTTCCGGTACGATTCCGTCCACGGTCGCACGGAGAACGTCGCCCGGAACGGGGATCGGCTCGTGATCGGGGACCAGCGGATCCGGCTCCTCTCGGAACCCGATCCGACGACGCTCCCGTGGGACGACCTCGACGTGTCGCTGGCGCTCGAAGCCACCGGCCTGTTTCGCACGCGTGCGGAAGCCGCCCAGCATCTGGACGGGGGTGCGGACCAGGTTCTCATCTCGGCCCCGCCGAAGGGTGACGAGCCGGTGCCGATGTTCGTCTACGGCGTCAACCACCGGGCCTACGACGGCGACGCCGTCGTCTCGAACGCCTCGTGTACGACGAACTCCGTCGCGCCGGTGATGATGGTCCTCGACGAGGCGTTCGGCATCGAATCGGGGTTCCTCATGACGGTCCACGCCTACACGGGGAGCCAGGGCCTGATCGACGGGCCGAAGAAGAAGCGCCGGCGCGGTCGGGCGGCCGCGGAGAATATCGTCCCGACGACGACCGGTGCCGCCGTCGCGACCACCGAAATCCTGCCCAACCTGCGCGGGAAATTCGACGGTCGCGCGATGCGCGTTCCGGTCCCTGACGGCTCGATCTCCGATCTCACGCTCACCCTCGAAACCGACGTGACCGAGGCGGACGTCGCCGACGTGATCAGACAGGCCGCCGACGGCCGCCTCGCCGGCGTCCTCGGCTACACCGACGACGAGATCGTCTCCCGCGACGTCGTCGGCCTGCCGATCCCGTCGTTCGTCGACCTGAACTCGCTGATGGTCGTCGCCGGCGACATGCTCAAGATCCTCGTCTGGTACGACAACGAGTACGGCTTTTCGAAACAGATGCTCGACCTCGCCGCCTACGTCGCGAACGAACGGGACGCGATCGACGCCGGCCGGGCCGTCGCGCACTGA
- a CDS encoding b(o/a)3-type cytochrome-c oxidase subunit 1 yields the protein MTAHFVDRFPSQARLVRAAFLASFVAFGIGAVFGLIQAFHRTGTYRFLESADYYTVLTGHGVFLVISFVVFFLVGLFHWAVTDSLDREPVDTRLSWAWYGLMVVGSILVAITILGGFLPEPPSVLGAPLSADVLFTFYAPLLANPLFYLGLAIFFAGTWLAGLDWFLTWRAWKREHADRRIPLPTFMVLTTMLMWYLGSVGVIVSILFFLLPWSLGVVETINPLLTRTLFWYFGHMVVYFWVLPAYLLWYNVLPKLSGGRLFSDPLARVVFILFVLLSTPVGIHHQYLDPGIAEGFKFVAMTNTMFLLLPSLLTAFTVVASMEHGARQRGGTGLLGWIRDLPWSDAAFTGMALSGAVFAFGGFTGIVNAGMNVNYLVHNTLWIPGHIHTQVGTATALSLMAGSYWLVPQLTGNRLVGRQLALGQVVLWFLGIVFMTNAMYRGGLFGIPRRTAEPQYGFEYDVGIGSVAELDAQIALGGTLLFISGALFLALMALTAFNADSEPLVDGEIPPPLSGPGDSPAILDNLGLWAGIAIVLLVLAYALPLASIVRSGGLFDTGIDPYPVVVAAREAPISSITAPP from the coding sequence GTGACCGCTCACTTCGTCGATCGGTTTCCGTCGCAGGCGCGGCTCGTTCGCGCGGCGTTTCTCGCGTCGTTCGTCGCGTTCGGGATCGGTGCGGTCTTCGGGTTGATCCAGGCGTTCCACCGGACCGGCACCTATCGGTTCCTCGAGTCGGCGGACTACTACACGGTCCTGACCGGCCACGGCGTGTTCCTGGTCATCTCCTTCGTCGTCTTCTTCCTCGTCGGGCTCTTCCACTGGGCGGTCACCGACAGCCTGGACCGGGAGCCGGTCGATACGCGCCTGAGCTGGGCGTGGTACGGCCTGATGGTCGTCGGCTCGATCCTCGTCGCGATCACGATCCTCGGCGGATTCCTCCCCGAACCGCCGTCGGTCCTCGGCGCCCCGCTGAGCGCAGACGTCCTCTTTACGTTCTACGCACCGCTGCTGGCCAACCCGCTCTTTTACCTCGGCCTGGCCATCTTCTTCGCCGGAACGTGGCTCGCCGGCCTCGATTGGTTTCTGACGTGGCGAGCCTGGAAGCGCGAGCACGCCGATCGGCGCATTCCGCTCCCCACCTTCATGGTCCTGACGACGATGCTCATGTGGTACCTGGGTTCGGTCGGCGTCATCGTCTCGATCCTATTCTTCCTGCTGCCGTGGTCGCTCGGCGTCGTCGAAACGATCAACCCGTTGCTGACGCGGACGCTCTTCTGGTACTTCGGCCACATGGTCGTCTACTTCTGGGTGCTGCCGGCGTACCTGCTCTGGTACAACGTCCTCCCGAAACTCTCGGGCGGGCGGCTGTTCAGCGATCCGCTCGCGCGAGTCGTCTTCATCCTGTTCGTCCTGCTGTCCACCCCGGTCGGCATCCACCACCAGTACCTGGACCCCGGCATCGCGGAGGGCTTCAAGTTCGTCGCGATGACCAACACGATGTTCCTCCTGTTGCCGAGTCTGCTGACCGCCTTCACCGTCGTCGCGAGCATGGAACACGGCGCCCGCCAGCGCGGCGGGACGGGCCTGCTCGGCTGGATCCGCGACCTGCCGTGGTCCGACGCGGCGTTCACCGGGATGGCCCTCTCCGGCGCCGTCTTCGCCTTCGGCGGCTTCACCGGCATCGTCAACGCGGGGATGAACGTCAACTACCTGGTGCACAACACGCTGTGGATTCCGGGGCACATCCACACGCAGGTCGGGACCGCGACGGCGCTCAGCCTCATGGCCGGCTCCTACTGGTTGGTCCCCCAGCTCACGGGCAATCGACTCGTCGGCCGACAGCTCGCGCTCGGACAGGTAGTGCTGTGGTTCCTCGGCATCGTCTTCATGACCAACGCCATGTACCGCGGCGGGCTGTTCGGCATCCCTCGCCGGACGGCCGAACCCCAGTACGGCTTCGAGTACGACGTCGGCATCGGTTCGGTCGCCGAACTCGACGCGCAGATCGCGCTCGGGGGCACACTTCTGTTCATCTCCGGAGCGCTCTTCCTCGCGCTGATGGCGCTAACGGCGTTCAACGCGGACAGCGAACCGCTCGTCGACGGGGAGATTCCGCCCCCGCTTTCGGGCCCCGGCGATTCGCCGGCGATCCTGGACAACCTGGGGCTCTGGGCGGGAATCGCGATCGTCCTCCTGGTGCTGGCGTACGCGCTGCCGCTTGCTAGCATCGTCCGGAGCGGCGGGCTCTTCGATACCGGTATCGACCCGTATCCGGTCGTCGTCGCCGCTCGCGAGGCCCCCATATCGTCGATCACAGCGCCCCCGTGA
- a CDS encoding CBS domain-containing protein produces MPSYRIGRIFGIPIELDLTFLLVLPLFAWIIGTQVEFWVDILGILPDVAVSEGALTEGLTPWILGTSAAIGLFVGVLLHELGHSLVAMHYGFQIDSIKLWLLGGVAQFTEMPEDWRQEFAVAIAGPVVSVALGVVSWVAFQAIPPGEPAIRFVVGYLALMNVALAGFNMLPGFPMDGGRVLRALLARNRPHVRATRIAASVGKAFAVLLGFVGLFAFDLILIAIAFFIYMGASGEAQRTTLKAAFEGITVRDVMTPASDLKTVDEETTVAELLDRMLLDRHVGYPVLRNGEYVGMVRLEDTRSVKDVERDAYQVGDVMTRDVPSVAPGADVMDVLQLMQSNDVGRVPVMTDDELVGLLSRTDIMRALSIAQSGGSFQRGYDNRRHVE; encoded by the coding sequence ATGCCTAGCTATCGGATCGGGCGAATCTTCGGCATTCCGATCGAACTCGACCTGACGTTCCTGCTCGTCCTGCCGCTGTTCGCCTGGATCATCGGCACGCAGGTGGAGTTCTGGGTCGACATCCTCGGGATTCTGCCCGACGTGGCCGTCTCGGAGGGGGCGCTGACCGAGGGGCTCACGCCGTGGATCCTCGGAACGAGCGCCGCGATCGGGCTGTTCGTCGGCGTCCTGCTCCACGAACTGGGCCACTCGCTCGTGGCGATGCACTACGGCTTCCAGATCGACTCCATCAAATTGTGGCTGCTCGGCGGCGTCGCCCAGTTCACGGAGATGCCGGAGGACTGGCGCCAGGAGTTCGCGGTCGCGATCGCCGGGCCCGTGGTCAGCGTCGCGCTCGGCGTCGTCTCGTGGGTGGCGTTTCAGGCAATTCCGCCGGGCGAACCGGCGATCCGGTTCGTCGTGGGCTATCTCGCCCTGATGAACGTCGCGCTCGCGGGCTTCAACATGCTCCCCGGGTTTCCGATGGACGGTGGACGGGTCCTTCGGGCGCTGCTCGCTCGGAACCGCCCGCACGTCCGGGCGACCCGGATCGCCGCGTCGGTCGGGAAGGCCTTCGCCGTGCTCCTCGGATTCGTCGGCCTCTTCGCGTTCGACCTGATACTGATCGCCATCGCGTTTTTCATCTACATGGGCGCCTCTGGCGAGGCCCAGCGGACGACCCTCAAGGCGGCGTTCGAGGGGATCACCGTCCGCGACGTCATGACGCCGGCGTCCGACCTGAAGACCGTCGACGAGGAGACGACGGTCGCGGAGCTCCTGGACCGGATGCTCCTGGACCGGCACGTCGGCTACCCGGTCCTGCGAAACGGCGAGTACGTCGGGATGGTCCGCCTCGAGGACACCCGGTCCGTCAAAGACGTCGAGCGGGACGCCTACCAGGTCGGCGACGTGATGACGCGCGACGTCCCGAGCGTGGCGCCCGGCGCCGACGTGATGGACGTCCTCCAGCTGATGCAGTCGAACGACGTCGGTCGCGTGCCGGTGATGACCGACGACGAACTCGTCGGCCTCCTCTCGCGGACGGACATCATGCGCGCGCTCTCGATCGCACAGTCCGGCGGGTCGTTCCAGCGGGGATACGACAACCGCCGGCACGTGGAGTAG
- a CDS encoding GNAT family N-acetyltransferase, which yields MEFREATASDTEVLRSMARESVKASYASFLDEETIDDALAQWYGGDATRDLVESEDSVVLLAVDDGRPVGFSQSEIVGDRETAGHIHWLHVRPDERGAGLGSRLLTRTREALLDEGAEGVRGFVLAGNEDGNRFYDEHGFERAGTRSIRIGDETHTENVYVESDVADAEWRAIEARELADGTTAYVSYGEAARGSQAPFYAAYESTDEDERYGWFCGNCDTLDNAMDSMGRIACNVCGNKRKATRWDASYL from the coding sequence ATGGAATTTCGCGAGGCGACGGCGTCAGATACCGAGGTGCTCCGATCGATGGCTCGGGAGTCGGTGAAAGCGTCCTACGCGTCGTTTCTCGACGAGGAGACGATCGACGACGCCCTGGCGCAGTGGTACGGCGGCGACGCCACCCGGGATCTCGTCGAGAGCGAGGACTCGGTCGTTCTGCTGGCCGTCGACGACGGTCGCCCCGTCGGCTTCAGCCAGTCCGAGATCGTCGGCGACCGGGAGACGGCCGGACACATTCACTGGTTGCACGTCCGGCCGGACGAACGCGGCGCCGGACTCGGTTCCCGGTTGCTCACGCGGACGCGGGAAGCGTTGCTCGACGAAGGCGCGGAGGGCGTTCGGGGATTCGTGCTCGCCGGCAACGAGGACGGCAACCGATTCTACGACGAGCACGGCTTCGAGCGCGCGGGGACGCGCTCGATCCGAATCGGCGACGAGACCCACACCGAGAACGTCTACGTCGAGAGCGACGTGGCCGACGCGGAGTGGCGCGCGATCGAGGCACGCGAACTCGCGGACGGAACGACGGCCTACGTCAGTTACGGCGAGGCGGCCCGCGGCTCGCAGGCGCCGTTTTACGCCGCCTACGAGTCGACCGACGAGGACGAGCGCTACGGCTGGTTCTGCGGCAACTGCGACACCCTCGACAACGCGATGGACTCGATGGGCCGCATCGCGTGTAACGTCTGCGGAAACAAACGCAAGGCGACCCGGTGGGACGCGTCCTACCTGTAA